AACGAAAAAGACCAGCTCGGGGTAGCCACACGCAGGGGCGAGATTTGGGTGATCGATGATCCTTATCAAAAGAAAAGCAAAAAGCCCCGGTATTCCCTCTTCGCAAACGGATTGCACGAGCCGCTTTGGCTCGCGTATAAAAACGGTGCTTATTATACGACGCAAAGATCAGAGCTGACTAAAATTTCAGACAGCGACCGCGACGGGCAGGCTGATTTATACAAAACCGTCTATTCCTGGCCGATTTCCGGCAATTACCACGAGTATTCGTACGGACCTTTACTATTGCCCAATGGAGATATGCTGGTGACGCTCAACCTTTCCTGGGTTGGCCGGGGCGAAAGTCTGACCAAGTGGCGCGGCTGGATGTTGAAGATCAAGGAAAATGGCGAAATGACGCCTTTCGCCACGGGAATGCGTTCGCCCGCCGCATTCGGGCTGGATGCAAACGGAGAAATATTTTTTGCCGAAAATCAGGGCGACTGGATCGGCTCGGGCAGGATCACGCATTTGAAACAGGGAGATTTTGCAGGTCACCCGGCGGGTTTGAAATGGTCAGCGGAACCGGGTTCGCCCATCCAGCTCAAAAGGTCTGATTTCAAGGATTCCATTGGCATTCTCTACGACTATGCCAAAGGGAAACCCAATTTTAAAGTACCGACGATCTGGTTTCCGCACACGGTCATGGGCATTTCCACCGCTGCGATACTGTCTATCAACTCAGATCAGTTCGGCCCTTTCAAGGGGCAACTATTGGTTGGCGACCAGGGACATAGCAAAATTATGCGGGCGTTCCTGGAAAAAGTAAACGGCGTATACCAGGGAGCGTGCTTTCCGTTTCGGGAAGGGTTTTCATCGGGGATATTGCGCATGGCCTGGGGAAGCGATCAGTCGCTTTTTGTGGGCATGACCAGTCGCGGCTGGGCTGCCACGGGCAAGGAACCTTACGGCTTGCAACGACTCACCTGGACGGGTAAAATGCCGATGGAAATTGCTGCGATGCGGATCACAAAGACCGGCTTTGAACTCGAATTCACCAAGCCTGTCAAACGCGATATCGCCGCCCGGCCAGACCAATATCAAATGACTGGATTTACTTATAGTTACCACAAAAAATACGGCAGCCCGGTCATCAACCAGGCAGCCTGCAAGGTTACAAAAGCCGATGTTTCGGAAGACGGACTGAAGGTAAAGCTAACAGTTGCCGGGCTGCGCGAAGGGTATATTCATGAATTAAAAATAAATGGAGTTACTTCTGCGGAAGGTGACGCGATTTTGCACCCGCAGGCTTATTACACGATCAATGCGTTCCCAGAAGGCACCGCGCACCAACACCACCATATGGCGGAAACGGACACGAACAAGGAGGCAGCCGGCTGCGGAAACGACCCTTCCAAATCGGTGAGCGAGCAACCTGCCAGCTGGAACGGCGGGCCGGACATTACGATTGCAATGGCCACCAAACCAGGGCTAAAATTTGATAAGGAGCTACTTGAAGTAACAGCCGGCAGCAAAGTGAAGCTGACCTTCAATAACAATGACGATATGCTTCATAATCTGGTGATTACCCAGCCCGGAAAGGGGGACGAAGTAGGGCAAAAAGCCATGGATATGGGACTTACCGGGACCAATGCAGGTTACATCCCAGAGACGCCCGATGTACTATTTCACACCTGCCTGATCCAGCCGGAAGCCTCCCAAAGCGTTTATTTCACAGCGCCCAAGCCGGGCGATTACCCTTTTATTTGCAGCTTTCCAGGGCATTCATTTGTAATGAAAGGAATACTGAGAGTACGGTAAACTGACGATTTATCAGAAAGAGTTTCGGTCGATGAGGCGGCAGGGATTTCTGATGTGATCGTTGCCCCGCCGGACAATCATTTTCGCCATCGACCTCCCCATTTTCTGAAAATCGGTGGAAATCGTGGCGATGCCCTCCCCTATTACGTCCTTAAACGGCGTTTCATTATAGGAAATAATGCCGAAATCCCTGCCCGCCTGCATGCCGTACAAGCGTGCCTGCCGTACCATATCCACCAGATCGTAATCGTCAAAAATGATATACAGCACGCCTTTTTCAGGCTTTTTGCCTTTTGAATGCAAGGTAATCGCATTCGCTAATCCATAGGTTTCACAAAACTTTTGAAAACCACGATCGCTATATGCCGAGTTATAGTATCGCTCGCCAGAAACCATCACGATCTTATCGTATTTCCTCACCTTTTCAATGTAGGAACTCAGTGCATCGAATATGTCTTCCTCAAAATACTGACAAACCGAGGGATACTTTTGACCCCATTCCTGATATCCCATATCCAGAATGTACAGCTTGTCGGAAGGCAGTTTCCGCATCGAAACCTCGACGGCCGGGTCGGCGATGGGCATGATAATGTATTCCGTGTACCTGCCGGCGCTCTTTTCCACCAGCGTATTAAAAACCTCGATATTGTTGTGGTGAAAGTAAATATCCACCGTCCCCTTATCGCCCAGGCTGTCTTTCAGGCTGTTATAGATCTCCTCTTTGTAGGCAGTAAAAATATTGAACAGTACAAAAATATTATGGCGCGATTGCGTGTCCGAGCTGGCGACGAAAAAGCCTTTGTATTTCACCGAAGAAATCACCCCGGTCCTTTTTAAATGTTCAAAAGCCTGCACGACCGTCTTCTGCGCCAGCCCGGTATGCTCGCTTACTTCACCCACGGAGGGGATTTTATCACCAATACTGAGCTGGTTCGTATCGATCGCATGGATCACCGAGTTAATCACCTGCCGGTATTTGGGAACCGGTGAATTGGGGTCCATTTTGATTAAAAAATCCATCATACTTGAACATCGGGTCTACTTTTTCGGGGCTAAATTTATTCAAATAACCAGTCAATA
This Dyadobacter sp. UC 10 DNA region includes the following protein-coding sequences:
- a CDS encoding plastocyanin/azurin family copper-binding protein, translated to MVVQWNVVLTLVALFFATNAAAQDAANQAESPFYKISTIPIPDSVKLEVGGLAFNEKDQLGVATRRGEIWVIDDPYQKKSKKPRYSLFANGLHEPLWLAYKNGAYYTTQRSELTKISDSDRDGQADLYKTVYSWPISGNYHEYSYGPLLLPNGDMLVTLNLSWVGRGESLTKWRGWMLKIKENGEMTPFATGMRSPAAFGLDANGEIFFAENQGDWIGSGRITHLKQGDFAGHPAGLKWSAEPGSPIQLKRSDFKDSIGILYDYAKGKPNFKVPTIWFPHTVMGISTAAILSINSDQFGPFKGQLLVGDQGHSKIMRAFLEKVNGVYQGACFPFREGFSSGILRMAWGSDQSLFVGMTSRGWAATGKEPYGLQRLTWTGKMPMEIAAMRITKTGFELEFTKPVKRDIAARPDQYQMTGFTYSYHKKYGSPVINQAACKVTKADVSEDGLKVKLTVAGLREGYIHELKINGVTSAEGDAILHPQAYYTINAFPEGTAHQHHHMAETDTNKEAAGCGNDPSKSVSEQPASWNGGPDITIAMATKPGLKFDKELLEVTAGSKVKLTFNNNDDMLHNLVITQPGKGDEVGQKAMDMGLTGTNAGYIPETPDVLFHTCLIQPEASQSVYFTAPKPGDYPFICSFPGHSFVMKGILRVR
- a CDS encoding GntR family transcriptional regulator, producing MMDFLIKMDPNSPVPKYRQVINSVIHAIDTNQLSIGDKIPSVGEVSEHTGLAQKTVVQAFEHLKRTGVISSVKYKGFFVASSDTQSRHNIFVLFNIFTAYKEEIYNSLKDSLGDKGTVDIYFHHNNIEVFNTLVEKSAGRYTEYIIMPIADPAVEVSMRKLPSDKLYILDMGYQEWGQKYPSVCQYFEEDIFDALSSYIEKVRKYDKIVMVSGERYYNSAYSDRGFQKFCETYGLANAITLHSKGKKPEKGVLYIIFDDYDLVDMVRQARLYGMQAGRDFGIISYNETPFKDVIGEGIATISTDFQKMGRSMAKMIVRRGNDHIRNPCRLIDRNSF